A window of Chitinophagales bacterium contains these coding sequences:
- a CDS encoding helix-turn-helix transcriptional regulator, protein MISFEYELTNFRQFLKDFALALDSPFDGEKLVFHPRIGKGYMRLIELQDGMEAIISDFYLKEDILLERKKDDREYYTFISEELTKVKEFTVKIGSDISSFSDGQRAAQYLTSFLYGVTYYISKGTGIRGIRVLLTPEWMHYNLDIAANKDVLLRYLGLKTAGLIYRKMDIESKTIIQELVESESEEKPLIFYQSRILKLIEKFCFWLKKEMVMVPEARDFSREDINRLMAAEQELLSDFSTPAPTIAALSRKAAMSPSKFKKIFKTIYGAPVYSYFQDHRMEKARLLLMSGNYTVSEVGHAVGYANLSNFSAAFKRKFNQLPSSL, encoded by the coding sequence ATGATATCCTTCGAGTATGAGTTGACGAATTTCCGGCAATTCCTAAAGGACTTTGCCCTCGCCCTTGATAGCCCCTTCGATGGGGAAAAACTCGTATTCCATCCCCGGATCGGAAAGGGATACATGCGCCTGATCGAATTACAGGATGGGATGGAAGCCATCATCTCCGACTTCTATTTGAAAGAAGATATCCTTCTGGAAAGAAAAAAGGACGATCGCGAATACTATACGTTTATATCGGAAGAATTGACCAAGGTTAAAGAATTTACGGTTAAGATCGGCTCCGATATATCTTCCTTTTCCGATGGACAACGCGCGGCCCAATACCTGACCAGTTTTCTTTATGGGGTTACCTACTATATTTCCAAAGGGACCGGAATTCGCGGGATCCGTGTACTCCTGACCCCCGAGTGGATGCACTATAATCTTGATATCGCTGCCAACAAAGATGTATTGCTTCGCTACCTGGGTTTGAAAACCGCGGGACTGATCTACCGGAAAATGGATATCGAGTCCAAAACCATCATCCAGGAGCTGGTGGAATCGGAGAGCGAAGAAAAACCACTGATATTTTACCAGTCACGAATCCTCAAATTGATCGAGAAGTTTTGTTTCTGGTTAAAAAAGGAAATGGTCATGGTACCGGAAGCCCGTGACTTTTCCCGGGAAGATATTAACCGCCTCATGGCCGCCGAACAGGAACTCCTTAGCGATTTTTCAACCCCGGCACCCACCATTGCTGCCCTGTCCCGAAAAGCCGCCATGAGCCCCTCCAAATTCAAAAAGATATTCAAAACCATCTACGGGGCACCTGTTTACAGCTATTTTCAGGACCACCGTATGGAAAAGGCCCGCCTGCTCCTCATGAGCGGTAACTATACCGTCTCCGAGGTCGGACATGCCGTAGGATATGCCAACCTGAGCAATTTCAGCGCAGCTTTTAAGCGGAAATTCAATCAGTTACCGAGTTCCTTATAA
- a CDS encoding PspC domain-containing protein, which produces MNRFKEFVEWKAFGVCTAIGDRFGIASSHIRKYFILTSMLTMGSPLIIYMILAFWMNVKNYMLAARRNPFRYL; this is translated from the coding sequence ATGAACCGGTTCAAAGAATTCGTGGAGTGGAAAGCATTTGGCGTTTGTACCGCTATCGGTGATCGTTTTGGAATCGCTTCTTCCCACATACGAAAGTATTTTATCCTGACATCCATGTTAACCATGGGATCACCTTTGATCATATATATGATCCTTGCCTTTTGGATGAATGTGAAAAATTATATGCTAGCCGCCCGAAGAAACCCTTTCCGCTACCTGTGA
- a CDS encoding aconitate hydratase — translation MVFDLDLIKKTYAEMPARVDAARKALGRPLTLSEKILYAHLWKGVPIQDFVRGKAYVDFAPDRVAMQDATAQMALLQFDTTGRKKVAVPSTVHCDHLIVAKNEGKTDLSRAISDNEEVYNFLASISNKYGIGFWKPGAGIIHQVVLENYAFPGGMMIGTDSHTVNAGGLGMIAIGVGGADACDVMAGLSWELLMPKLIGVKLTGKLNGWTAPKDVILKVAGILTVKGGTNAIVEYFGEGAQAMSCTGKGTICNMGAEIGATTSTFGYDESMSRYLKATGRAEVAEAADKIKEYLTGDPEVYANPEKYFDRVIEINLSELEPHLNGPFTPDLATPISQMKEAATKNNWPTRIEVGLIGSCTNSSYEDISRAVSLAKQVKEKGLKLKSEFTITPGSEQVRYTIERDGFLDVFGQIGATVFANACGPCIGMWDRMGAEKQERNTIVHSFNRNFAKRADGNPNTLAFVASPELVTALAIAGDLTFNPVTDTLVNDKGEQVKLDPPSGDELPQKGFAVEDAGYQAPAEDGSKVQIDVKADSKRLQLLYPFAAWEGTDIKGLKLLIKAKGKCTTDHISMAGPWLKFRGHLDNISNNLLIGATNYFNEKTDSVKNQLTGEYGTVPNTQRAYKAAGVGTIVVGDENYGEGSSREHAAMEPRHLGVRVVLVKSFARIHETNLKKQGMLALTFANKEDYDKIREDDSFDIIGLTSFTPGVPLKIVLHHADGTQDSIEANHSYNAQQIEWFKAGGALNVIRAEFAKS, via the coding sequence ATGGTATTCGATCTCGACCTCATCAAAAAGACCTACGCTGAAATGCCTGCCCGGGTGGATGCCGCCCGAAAAGCCCTGGGCCGCCCCCTGACCCTGTCAGAGAAAATTTTGTACGCCCACCTGTGGAAAGGCGTTCCTATTCAGGACTTTGTCCGTGGTAAAGCTTATGTGGATTTTGCCCCTGACCGGGTGGCAATGCAGGATGCGACCGCCCAGATGGCCCTGCTCCAGTTTGATACCACCGGAAGAAAAAAGGTAGCGGTACCTTCTACGGTACATTGCGACCATCTGATCGTGGCCAAAAATGAGGGAAAAACCGACCTGAGCCGGGCGATTTCCGATAATGAAGAGGTGTATAACTTCCTTGCTTCCATATCTAATAAATACGGCATTGGTTTCTGGAAACCCGGAGCCGGGATCATCCACCAGGTAGTGCTGGAAAACTACGCCTTCCCGGGTGGAATGATGATCGGTACCGATTCCCACACGGTCAATGCCGGTGGATTGGGCATGATCGCGATCGGGGTTGGTGGAGCGGATGCCTGTGATGTAATGGCCGGGTTAAGCTGGGAACTCCTGATGCCAAAACTGATCGGGGTAAAACTGACGGGCAAGCTGAATGGCTGGACCGCCCCCAAAGACGTGATCCTGAAGGTAGCTGGCATTCTCACCGTAAAAGGAGGAACCAATGCGATCGTAGAATATTTTGGCGAAGGCGCACAGGCAATGAGCTGCACAGGTAAAGGAACCATCTGTAACATGGGTGCCGAGATCGGTGCCACTACTTCCACTTTTGGTTATGACGAAAGCATGAGTCGTTATCTGAAAGCGACCGGACGTGCCGAAGTTGCTGAAGCGGCCGATAAAATCAAAGAATACCTCACCGGCGATCCTGAAGTATATGCCAATCCGGAGAAATATTTTGACCGGGTCATCGAGATCAACCTGAGTGAATTGGAACCCCACCTGAATGGGCCCTTCACGCCCGATCTGGCCACGCCTATTTCACAAATGAAAGAAGCAGCCACTAAGAACAACTGGCCTACCAGGATCGAAGTAGGTCTGATCGGAAGTTGTACCAACTCTTCATATGAGGATATCAGCCGGGCGGTAAGTCTGGCCAAACAAGTAAAAGAAAAAGGCCTGAAACTGAAATCAGAGTTCACCATCACACCGGGTTCTGAGCAGGTACGTTATACGATCGAACGCGACGGGTTTCTGGATGTATTCGGGCAAATTGGCGCCACTGTTTTTGCCAATGCCTGTGGTCCCTGTATTGGTATGTGGGACCGTATGGGTGCTGAAAAGCAGGAAAGAAATACGATCGTGCACTCTTTCAACCGGAACTTTGCCAAGCGTGCCGACGGTAACCCCAACACACTGGCCTTTGTAGCTTCTCCTGAACTGGTGACCGCTCTGGCCATTGCAGGTGACCTGACCTTTAACCCTGTAACAGATACCCTGGTCAACGACAAAGGAGAGCAGGTTAAACTCGATCCCCCATCGGGAGATGAATTACCCCAGAAAGGTTTTGCGGTAGAAGATGCCGGATACCAGGCCCCTGCAGAAGATGGAAGTAAGGTGCAGATCGATGTAAAAGCGGATTCCAAACGCCTGCAACTTCTCTACCCCTTTGCTGCCTGGGAAGGCACCGATATAAAAGGACTCAAGCTTCTGATCAAAGCCAAAGGAAAATGTACCACCGACCATATTTCCATGGCCGGACCCTGGTTGAAATTCCGTGGCCACCTGGATAATATCAGCAATAACCTGCTGATTGGTGCTACCAACTATTTCAATGAAAAAACAGACTCCGTTAAAAACCAATTGACCGGTGAATATGGTACTGTTCCCAATACGCAACGTGCTTACAAGGCCGCTGGTGTTGGAACCATTGTGGTGGGAGATGAGAACTATGGAGAAGGCTCCAGCCGCGAACATGCTGCGATGGAACCCCGTCACCTTGGCGTGAGAGTGGTATTGGTAAAATCCTTTGCACGTATTCACGAGACCAATCTTAAGAAACAAGGGATGCTCGCCCTGACCTTTGCCAACAAGGAAGATTATGATAAGATCCGTGAGGACGATAGTTTTGATATCATCGGGCTGACCTCCTTTACGCCCGGAGTTCCCCTGAAGATCGTGTTGCACCATGCTGATGGCACACAGGACAGCATAGAAGCCAATCATAGCTACAATGCACAACAAATAGAATGGTTTAAAGCCGGCGGAGCGCTTAATGTGATCCGCGCGGAATTCGCAAAATCATAA
- a CDS encoding VanZ family protein, with protein sequence MTYRSRKIVAGILLVICLAVLGRFVLFKKPLGYYRQYFKSASMRADAIEANKANNNYVLFATIRKFYKSRRLRTEYKVDNIGGNIIGFIPLGFLFPFFMGRKLKGIKTILAVFLISLGFEWIQLKTGIGVFDVDDLFLNTTGGLIGLILYYGASWMFRPAHQPIH encoded by the coding sequence ATGACTTATCGCTCCCGAAAAATAGTAGCCGGAATCCTGCTGGTGATTTGCCTGGCAGTGTTGGGGCGTTTTGTCCTTTTCAAAAAACCATTGGGCTATTATCGCCAGTATTTTAAGAGCGCAAGTATGCGTGCCGACGCGATCGAAGCCAACAAGGCCAATAATAACTATGTCCTTTTTGCCACGATCAGAAAATTTTATAAAAGCCGCCGCCTCCGCACTGAATACAAAGTGGATAATATCGGCGGAAATATTATAGGCTTTATTCCCCTGGGATTTCTTTTCCCTTTTTTCATGGGGAGGAAGTTAAAAGGAATTAAGACCATCCTGGCGGTGTTCCTTATCAGTCTTGGATTTGAATGGATTCAGTTAAAAACAGGCATAGGTGTTTTTGACGTAGACGATCTTTTCCTCAACACGACCGGTGGATTGATCGGGCTTATTCTTTATTATGGGGCGTCCTGGATGTTTCGCCCTGCACATCAGCCGATCCATTGA
- a CDS encoding S9 family peptidase, translating into MKKLLLPLGTLFFLVACNDQGPTASLVSFKPIDVKYPETKKDTTVIDNYFGTAVADPYRWLENDTSAETAAWVKAQNEVTNGYLNQIPFRDAIRKRYTELFNYEKFYSPFKEGGFNYYYLNSGLQNHAVLYRESEEGKEREVFLDPNTFSADGTTSLSGISFSKDGSMAAYNISQGGSDWQKLVVMNAKTKQQTGDTLELKFSGASWKGNEGFYYSTYPKPVDGSLLSGMTSNHKLYFHKLGTPQSEDVMVFGSDTKPTRYISGGVSEDQRWLFIYTANETYGNGLLAMDLTKPGSPVITIVGDMKNSHGVIDNDDQYFYIQTDKDAPTSRIVAAPIANPGPENWKTIIEAKPEVLTASSGGGYIFCTYLKDAISKVSQHDMTGKLVREVEIPGIGSVVGGFSAKKSEKELYFGFTSYTTPLTIYKYDIASGKSTLYKKSALKFNPDDYESKQVFYNSKDGTKIPMIITYKKGTKMNGKNPCMLYGYGGFSVSLTPYFSTSSMILLENGGIYAVPNLRGGGEYGEDWHNAGIKTKKQNVFDDFIAAAKYLVDSNYTSRELLAIAGGSNGGLLVGACMTQQPGMCKVAFPAVGVMDMLRYHKFTAGAGWAYDYGTSEDSKEMFDYLHGYSPIQNLRPASYPATLVTTADHDDRVVPAHSFKFAATLQENHHGANPVLIRIETKAGHGAGKSTQQVIEEETDKWSFMFYNIGLQPKYE; encoded by the coding sequence ATGAAGAAACTGCTTTTACCACTGGGAACACTTTTCTTCCTGGTGGCTTGTAATGACCAGGGACCAACGGCTTCCCTTGTTTCTTTTAAACCCATCGACGTGAAATATCCGGAAACAAAAAAAGACACAACCGTAATCGACAATTATTTTGGAACCGCTGTTGCTGACCCATATCGCTGGCTGGAGAATGATACCAGCGCTGAAACAGCCGCCTGGGTAAAGGCCCAAAATGAAGTTACCAATGGTTACCTCAACCAGATACCTTTCCGCGATGCCATCCGGAAGCGCTATACCGAATTATTTAATTACGAGAAATTCTACAGCCCTTTCAAGGAAGGCGGATTTAATTATTATTACCTCAATTCCGGCTTGCAGAATCATGCAGTTCTTTACCGTGAAAGTGAAGAAGGTAAGGAACGCGAAGTATTTCTGGACCCCAATACATTTTCTGCCGATGGTACTACTTCCCTGTCGGGCATCAGTTTTAGCAAGGATGGTTCGATGGCGGCCTATAACATTTCACAAGGTGGAAGCGACTGGCAGAAGCTTGTGGTTATGAATGCAAAGACCAAACAACAAACAGGAGATACCCTTGAATTAAAATTTAGTGGCGCCAGTTGGAAAGGAAATGAAGGGTTCTATTATAGCACCTATCCAAAACCGGTTGATGGAAGTCTGCTTTCAGGCATGACCTCCAATCATAAATTATATTTCCATAAACTAGGCACACCACAAAGCGAAGACGTTATGGTGTTTGGTAGTGATACCAAGCCAACCCGCTATATTTCCGGTGGTGTGAGTGAAGATCAGCGCTGGTTGTTTATCTATACTGCCAATGAAACATATGGCAACGGGCTTCTGGCCATGGATCTTACCAAACCAGGCTCTCCGGTCATTACCATTGTTGGTGACATGAAGAACTCCCATGGAGTGATCGACAACGACGACCAATACTTTTATATCCAAACGGATAAAGATGCCCCGACCAGCCGGATCGTAGCAGCACCTATTGCCAACCCTGGCCCGGAAAACTGGAAAACCATCATCGAGGCCAAACCCGAAGTGCTGACAGCTTCCAGTGGTGGGGGTTATATTTTCTGCACCTATCTCAAAGACGCGATCAGCAAGGTTTCCCAGCATGATATGACAGGTAAACTGGTTCGTGAAGTGGAAATCCCAGGTATTGGTTCAGTGGTAGGTGGATTTAGCGCCAAAAAATCAGAGAAAGAACTTTATTTTGGATTTACTTCTTATACCACTCCCCTCACTATTTACAAATATGATATTGCCTCCGGCAAATCCACTCTTTATAAGAAATCGGCCCTGAAATTCAATCCGGATGACTACGAATCCAAACAGGTATTTTATAATTCCAAGGATGGGACGAAAATCCCCATGATCATTACCTACAAGAAAGGGACTAAAATGAATGGCAAGAACCCTTGTATGTTGTATGGATATGGCGGGTTCAGCGTAAGCCTGACACCTTATTTCAGTACCTCATCCATGATCCTGCTTGAAAATGGAGGAATCTATGCCGTTCCTAACCTGCGCGGTGGTGGAGAGTACGGAGAGGATTGGCATAACGCGGGTATCAAAACAAAAAAACAAAATGTATTCGACGACTTTATAGCCGCCGCCAAATACCTGGTGGACAGCAATTATACCTCGCGCGAACTACTGGCAATTGCCGGAGGAAGCAATGGTGGCTTGTTGGTAGGAGCTTGTATGACACAGCAACCTGGTATGTGCAAAGTGGCCTTCCCTGCGGTAGGTGTCATGGATATGTTGAGATATCACAAATTCACTGCCGGAGCCGGCTGGGCCTACGATTACGGAACTTCGGAAGACAGCAAGGAAATGTTTGATTATCTCCATGGGTATTCACCGATCCAGAACCTCAGACCCGCATCTTATCCGGCCACCCTTGTCACTACAGCCGACCATGATGACCGCGTAGTGCCGGCCCACTCATTTAAATTCGCCGCCACCTTACAGGAAAACCACCATGGCGCCAATCCTGTCCTGATCCGTATTGAAACCAAGGCGGGTCACGGAGCCGGGAAAAGCACCCAACAGGTCATAGAAGAAGAAACGGATAAGTGGAGTTTTATGTTTTATAATATTGGTTTGCAGCCGAAGTATGAGTAG
- a CDS encoding HAMP domain-containing histidine kinase, producing the protein MQDPMNKDRRVGDHPAGSLKTMVDHLLNAVLPESVRQSTLIINDIEKRVDCQISEKMLTLVLGNILNEIVKNTHNGCIRIKASPDGETFSFGVDQGNFQFTPTFYYFIETIQVIASHLGKDFQIGVEKGPRFLLRIGFSHIGQKVA; encoded by the coding sequence ATGCAAGACCCTATGAACAAAGATCGTCGGGTGGGTGATCATCCTGCTGGTTCGCTAAAAACCATGGTTGATCACCTGCTCAATGCGGTCTTACCGGAGAGTGTCAGACAGTCTACCTTAATCATCAATGATATTGAGAAAAGGGTTGATTGCCAGATTAGTGAGAAAATGTTAACCTTGGTATTGGGCAATATTCTGAATGAGATTGTAAAAAATACCCACAATGGATGCATCCGTATCAAAGCGAGTCCGGATGGGGAGACCTTCTCCTTTGGGGTTGACCAAGGCAATTTCCAATTTACCCCCACCTTTTATTATTTCATTGAAACCATCCAGGTCATAGCCAGTCATCTGGGCAAAGATTTCCAGATCGGTGTCGAAAAGGGCCCCCGTTTCTTATTACGAATCGGCTTTAGTCATATTGGTCAAAAAGTAGCGTGA
- a CDS encoding SET domain-containing protein: MTKEELLNELQNHTWIAIRPSPVEGIGVFALRDIPAGTRGLFSKGVGEWIPVSRKEVASLPNHARALIENYCLYDEENYFIADYGFKVMDLVNYLNHSETPNLISIRDGEDFETTRLILSGEELFIDYGSIVDSQE, encoded by the coding sequence ATGACCAAAGAGGAACTGCTCAACGAATTACAAAACCACACATGGATCGCCATACGCCCCTCTCCTGTTGAGGGAATTGGCGTTTTTGCCCTGCGTGATATTCCGGCAGGAACAAGGGGGTTGTTTTCCAAGGGCGTTGGCGAATGGATTCCTGTTTCCAGAAAGGAAGTGGCCTCTCTGCCCAACCATGCACGCGCCCTTATTGAAAATTACTGCTTGTACGATGAAGAGAATTACTTCATCGCTGATTATGGTTTTAAGGTCATGGACCTGGTCAATTACCTGAATCATTCTGAAACCCCCAATCTGATTTCCATCCGGGATGGGGAAGACTTTGAAACCACCCGGCTTATCCTTTCCGGGGAGGAGCTTTTTATTGATTATGGCAGTATCGTGGACAGTCAGGAATAG
- a CDS encoding 3-keto-5-aminohexanoate cleavage protein — MVPTRDHSPFVPLSPSEIIEEVHEAFDLGITLVHLHARDETGAPTPSQKVYSTIIEGVRKHCPGLLICASTSGRTHPSFEDRSAVIELRPDLCSLTLGSLNFLHEASLNPPDMIMALAEKMSQYGVHPELECFDMGMIHFGKHLIKKGLLTGPFYWNLLFGNTAGWQVSLTEMGIAANELMGDEHLFAFAGIGKDQLTANAIAIAKGWGVRVGLEDNLWWDAAKTRKADNLSLLRRIHSLMEIHDRPLMTSSSMGKLGFYNAQHIPAGI, encoded by the coding sequence ATGGTACCCACCAGGGACCATTCTCCATTTGTCCCTTTAAGCCCATCAGAGATCATCGAAGAAGTGCATGAGGCATTTGACCTGGGCATCACCCTGGTCCATCTGCACGCCCGTGACGAAACAGGAGCCCCTACCCCATCGCAAAAAGTTTATTCCACCATTATTGAAGGGGTGCGAAAACATTGTCCGGGTTTATTGATCTGTGCCAGTACCTCCGGGCGTACACATCCTTCCTTTGAAGACCGGTCAGCGGTTATCGAATTACGCCCCGATCTCTGTTCCCTTACCCTGGGTTCACTCAATTTTCTACACGAGGCCTCACTGAATCCCCCGGATATGATCATGGCGCTCGCAGAAAAAATGAGTCAGTACGGTGTACATCCCGAACTCGAATGTTTTGATATGGGTATGATCCATTTTGGTAAACACCTCATCAAGAAAGGTCTGTTAACAGGGCCCTTTTACTGGAACCTGTTGTTTGGAAATACGGCAGGCTGGCAGGTCAGCCTAACGGAGATGGGAATTGCCGCCAATGAATTGATGGGTGATGAACATCTTTTTGCTTTTGCCGGTATTGGAAAGGATCAGCTCACAGCTAATGCCATTGCGATCGCCAAAGGCTGGGGTGTACGTGTGGGATTGGAAGACAATCTTTGGTGGGATGCTGCCAAAACGCGTAAAGCGGATAACCTCTCTTTATTACGTCGCATTCACTCCCTGATGGAGATCCATGACCGTCCGCTCATGACTTCTTCCTCGATGGGTAAACTCGGATTCTACAATGCGCAACACATTCCTGCTGGGATATAG
- a CDS encoding acetyltransferase, which produces MRNTFLLGYSEAMIAMVLETRKAQGLSGKVFIILNQDIEEKYPYLPSGVQVEKIAAPDWKIPSNEFDLHFGVGKTATKKLIYAAFEKSHGLEKSMFTNLVHPSLVIASSVKLSTGIYGEPASVLSPFAEVGFGVTINRGVTIGHHTVIGDFVSINPGTHIAGHCHIGNDVLIGMGTSVFDHVSIGEGSVIGGGSVVTKDIPAGVLAYGQPCKVIRSLHDPV; this is translated from the coding sequence ATGCGCAACACATTCCTGCTGGGATATAGTGAGGCCATGATCGCCATGGTACTGGAAACCCGAAAGGCCCAAGGGTTATCCGGAAAAGTATTCATCATCCTTAACCAGGATATCGAAGAAAAATATCCCTATCTCCCATCTGGTGTACAGGTAGAGAAAATAGCGGCTCCTGACTGGAAGATACCTTCCAATGAATTTGACCTCCATTTTGGCGTGGGCAAAACCGCTACCAAAAAATTGATCTATGCTGCTTTTGAAAAATCACATGGCCTGGAGAAAAGCATGTTCACCAACCTGGTTCATCCTTCCCTGGTTATCGCTTCATCCGTGAAACTTTCCACTGGTATTTATGGAGAACCCGCCTCGGTGCTTTCTCCCTTTGCTGAAGTCGGATTTGGCGTAACCATCAACAGAGGTGTTACCATTGGGCACCATACCGTAATCGGCGATTTTGTTTCCATCAATCCAGGCACCCATATTGCGGGACATTGTCATATTGGAAACGATGTACTGATCGGAATGGGTACAAGTGTATTTGATCATGTGAGTATTGGAGAAGGTTCCGTGATCGGTGGGGGAAGTGTGGTGACCAAAGACATACCCGCTGGTGTACTTGCGTATGGACAGCCCTGTAAAGTTATCCGCTCACTTCATGACCCCGTCTGA
- a CDS encoding glycosyltransferase: MTPSDTNMLVSVCLQTYQQSAFIRQAIESVLAQETDFPFEILIGEDDSTDGTREICQEYAQRFPGRIRLFLRHEHEKIYINGVKTGRFNFLSNLQAARGKYIALLDGDDYWPDTRKLQKQVDALEKDPSFSICFSQVEIEQDGVTRPYKAVRGTKHIFTITDLALNCFIQTCAILFRNPGFSQVPIHFYETPVLDYALYLYLASKGKILYLKEAKAVYRFHAQGFWTLTQKEEQVRKLWLFLDRVIPEYSGYVQEALVMQRRRLIRTLVKRHIRLGEKQKLAALLKEIEQRSPKDYPSTPYLMINRIRYQVKGLFKKSS; this comes from the coding sequence ATGACCCCGTCTGATACCAACATGCTGGTTTCTGTCTGTCTCCAAACCTACCAACAGTCGGCATTTATTCGCCAGGCCATTGAGTCGGTATTGGCGCAGGAAACTGATTTTCCATTCGAGATCCTGATCGGGGAAGATGATTCTACAGATGGCACCCGGGAAATCTGCCAGGAATACGCGCAGCGATTTCCAGGGAGGATTCGGCTTTTTCTACGACATGAACATGAAAAGATCTACATAAATGGGGTAAAAACCGGACGGTTCAATTTTCTTTCCAACCTCCAGGCAGCCCGGGGTAAATACATTGCCTTGCTGGATGGGGATGATTATTGGCCCGATACCCGAAAATTGCAAAAGCAGGTGGATGCGCTGGAAAAAGATCCTTCTTTTTCGATTTGTTTTTCACAGGTAGAGATCGAACAGGATGGTGTGACAAGGCCATACAAGGCTGTGCGCGGGACAAAGCATATTTTCACCATCACCGACCTGGCCCTGAATTGTTTTATTCAGACATGTGCCATACTGTTTCGTAATCCGGGTTTTAGCCAGGTACCGATCCATTTTTATGAAACCCCTGTATTGGATTATGCCCTTTATCTCTACCTCGCCTCCAAAGGGAAAATCTTATATTTGAAAGAGGCCAAAGCCGTATATCGCTTTCATGCGCAAGGGTTTTGGACGCTCACTCAAAAAGAAGAACAGGTAAGAAAACTTTGGCTTTTTCTGGACCGGGTCATTCCTGAATATAGTGGATACGTTCAAGAAGCCCTGGTCATGCAACGCCGCAGGTTGATTCGCACGTTGGTAAAACGACATATACGGTTGGGTGAAAAACAAAAACTGGCGGCCCTGTTGAAGGAAATTGAACAACGCAGTCCAAAGGATTACCCATCCACTCCCTATCTCATGATAAACCGGATTCGATATCAGGTAAAAGGTCTTTTTAAAAAGTCAAGCTAA
- a CDS encoding DegT/DnrJ/EryC1/StrS family aminotransferase: MRYQMHHNPYKVVNMFEEEMARYTGAPYAVAVDSCTNALFLCCKWFGVKTVTIPAHTYLSVPQSIQHAGGEVRLEDIAWSGTYQLKPYPIYDSALRLTSGMYSPGRFICLSFHYKKHLPIGKGGMILTDDLQAVEWLRRARYEGRGAQSYAQDQVPFPGWNMYMTPAEAATGLSLMHNLLIHNKDLVEEPGYRHLSEFGFMQATLAADTTI; encoded by the coding sequence ATGAGATACCAGATGCATCACAACCCCTATAAGGTGGTGAACATGTTTGAAGAGGAAATGGCCAGGTACACCGGTGCACCTTATGCAGTAGCGGTAGACTCCTGTACCAATGCGCTCTTTCTATGCTGTAAATGGTTTGGGGTAAAAACTGTAACCATTCCCGCGCATACCTATCTATCCGTTCCACAATCCATTCAACATGCAGGTGGGGAAGTGCGCCTGGAAGACATAGCCTGGTCAGGAACCTACCAGCTCAAGCCCTATCCGATTTATGATTCCGCCTTACGTCTAACCTCCGGGATGTACAGCCCCGGACGGTTTATCTGCCTGTCCTTTCATTACAAAAAACACCTGCCCATTGGCAAAGGGGGTATGATCCTGACCGATGATCTCCAGGCCGTGGAATGGCTGCGCAGGGCCCGTTATGAGGGACGAGGGGCCCAGTCTTATGCCCAGGACCAGGTACCCTTTCCTGGCTGGAATATGTATATGACCCCGGCGGAGGCGGCAACAGGTCTGTCATTAATGCATAACTTATTGATTCATAACAAAGATCTTGTAGAGGAGCCGGGGTATCGCCACTTGTCCGAATTTGGGTTCATGCAGGCAACCCTGGCCGCTGACACAACGATTTGA
- a CDS encoding sigma-70 family RNA polymerase sigma factor, which translates to MLSAHDLLLHIEGCVKNSRESQKIIYSSFYGYAMAICDRYVNNQDDALEIMNDGFLKVFMEIGRFKPAFEDVNSSFKGWLRKIMVYTSIDHFRRNKKHRILTEIEPIVYQLPAWTETALDHISYDEIIRSIQFLSPAYRTVLNLFIVEGFSHEEISRQLGISIGTSKSNLAKARKQLQKILLNENKIEENKNAV; encoded by the coding sequence TTGCTGTCTGCACATGATCTGCTCCTACACATTGAAGGATGTGTAAAAAACAGCAGGGAGAGCCAAAAAATCATTTATAGCTCTTTCTATGGCTATGCCATGGCCATATGTGACCGCTATGTCAACAACCAGGACGATGCCCTGGAGATCATGAATGATGGTTTTTTGAAAGTGTTTATGGAGATCGGACGTTTCAAACCTGCCTTTGAAGATGTGAATAGTTCATTCAAAGGCTGGCTTCGCAAGATCATGGTATATACTTCAATCGACCATTTCCGGAGAAACAAGAAACACCGGATCCTGACGGAGATTGAACCGATCGTTTATCAGTTGCCGGCCTGGACAGAAACCGCCCTTGACCATATCTCCTACGATGAGATCATTCGGTCGATACAATTTCTTTCCCCGGCCTACCGGACCGTACTAAACCTGTTCATCGTTGAAGGATTTAGTCATGAGGAGATCTCCCGGCAATTGGGCATTTCCATCGGAACCTCCAAGTCCAACCTGGCCAAGGCAAGAAAGCAATTACAGAAGATTCTTTTAAATGAAAATAAAATAGAGGAAAATAAAAATGCTGTCTGA